In Bradyrhizobium guangxiense, the following are encoded in one genomic region:
- the ftsH gene encoding ATP-dependent zinc metalloprotease FtsH, with protein sequence MEFDQGSRKPGIALAAIVAGGLLLVMLQFGLATYNSTETIPYSQFEQLLAQDKIAEVAVGSDTIQGKLKEPLPNGKSAFITARVDMALAEKLAAKGTRVTGVPGGGALQSLLSWIFPVIAFFLIWFWLGRGIGGGQGLGGLMAIGKSRAKVYVEKDIKVTFADVAGVDEAKFELQEVVSFLRDPASYGRLGAHVPKGILLVGPPGTGKTLLARAVAGEAGVPFFSISGSEFVEMFVGVGAARVRDLFEQARKAAPCIIFVDELDALGRSRGPQSFGGYDEKEQTLNQLLSELDGFDPSAGVILLAATNRPEVLDPALLRAGRFDRQVLVDRPDKIGRVAILKVHAPKIRLNKDVDLDKVAGLTTGFTGADLANLINEAAIAATRRSGDEVTFDDFVTAIERIVAGIEKKSRVLSKDERRRVAYHEMGHALVAASLPGVDPVQKVSIVPRGIGALGYTIQRPTEDRFLLTIEELKNRIAVLMGGRASEHLIFDGAISTGAADDLQRATEIAIEMVTKYGMDETVGQRPYAAKPQAFLLAAQDKIVAAAEATGREIDLAVRNLIEEGDRRARDILQRRRADLDTGVELLIANETVTAEQFAPLLGKRSGEGESVAA encoded by the coding sequence TTGGAGTTCGATCAAGGTTCACGGAAGCCGGGCATCGCATTGGCTGCCATTGTCGCGGGTGGCTTGCTGCTCGTCATGCTGCAGTTCGGCCTCGCCACGTACAATTCGACCGAAACCATTCCTTACAGCCAATTCGAGCAGCTGCTGGCCCAGGACAAGATTGCCGAGGTGGCGGTCGGCTCGGATACGATTCAGGGGAAATTGAAAGAGCCGCTTCCGAACGGCAAGTCCGCCTTCATCACCGCCCGTGTCGATATGGCCTTGGCCGAAAAGCTCGCCGCGAAGGGAACGCGTGTGACCGGCGTTCCCGGCGGTGGCGCACTGCAGAGTTTGCTGTCCTGGATCTTCCCGGTAATCGCCTTCTTCCTGATCTGGTTCTGGCTTGGCCGCGGCATCGGGGGCGGCCAGGGCCTGGGCGGGCTAATGGCGATCGGAAAGTCCCGCGCAAAGGTTTACGTCGAGAAGGACATCAAGGTCACTTTCGCCGATGTCGCCGGCGTGGACGAGGCGAAGTTCGAGCTCCAGGAGGTGGTCTCGTTCCTGAGGGATCCTGCGAGCTATGGCCGTCTGGGGGCGCATGTCCCCAAGGGAATCTTGCTCGTCGGACCGCCGGGGACGGGAAAGACGCTGCTGGCCCGCGCCGTGGCGGGAGAGGCCGGCGTTCCGTTCTTCTCGATCTCGGGCTCCGAATTCGTGGAGATGTTCGTCGGCGTCGGCGCCGCGCGGGTTCGGGATCTGTTCGAGCAGGCCCGCAAGGCCGCGCCATGCATCATCTTCGTCGACGAACTCGACGCGCTGGGACGCAGCCGCGGGCCGCAGTCGTTCGGCGGCTACGATGAGAAGGAGCAGACCCTCAACCAGCTGCTGTCCGAGCTCGACGGTTTCGACCCCAGCGCCGGCGTTATTCTGTTGGCGGCGACCAACCGTCCCGAGGTTTTAGACCCTGCGCTGCTGCGGGCCGGAAGGTTCGACCGACAGGTCCTCGTTGACCGGCCGGACAAGATCGGGCGCGTTGCGATCCTGAAGGTGCACGCCCCCAAGATTCGATTGAACAAAGACGTCGATCTCGACAAGGTGGCGGGTCTCACGACGGGGTTCACCGGGGCCGACCTCGCAAATCTCATCAACGAAGCCGCGATCGCAGCGACCAGGCGAAGCGGGGACGAGGTCACGTTCGACGATTTCGTCACCGCGATCGAGAGGATCGTGGCCGGCATCGAGAAGAAGAGCAGGGTGCTGAGCAAGGACGAACGGCGCCGGGTCGCCTATCACGAGATGGGCCATGCGCTCGTTGCGGCCAGCCTGCCCGGTGTCGACCCCGTGCAGAAGGTGTCGATCGTCCCGCGCGGCATCGGCGCGCTCGGATATACGATCCAGCGTCCGACCGAGGACAGGTTCCTACTGACCATCGAGGAGCTGAAGAACCGCATCGCGGTGCTGATGGGAGGACGCGCCTCGGAGCACCTGATCTTCGACGGGGCGATCTCGACCGGCGCGGCCGATGATCTTCAACGTGCGACCGAAATCGCCATCGAAATGGTCACCAAGTACGGGATGGACGAGACGGTCGGGCAGCGCCCCTATGCTGCAAAGCCGCAAGCGTTTCTCCTGGCGGCGCAGGACAAGATCGTAGCGGCGGCTGAGGCAACCGGCCGCGAGATCGATCTCGCCGTCCGCAACCTGATCGAGGAAGGGGACCGCCGCGCCCGGGATATCCTGCAGCGCCGGCGAGCCGATCTCGACACTGGTGTCGAACTGCTAATTGCAAATGAGACGGTCACGGCCGAGCAGTTTGCACCATTGCTCGGCAAGCGCAGCGGTGAAGGCGAATCGGTTGCCGCATGA
- a CDS encoding DUF6894 family protein translates to MPTYYFDMKDGVPVRDRSGLELVSDGAAIAHSKSLANKVRREKPKGHPGLRIVVVDESGREVHREQIYPDAT, encoded by the coding sequence ATGCCCACCTATTATTTCGATATGAAGGACGGCGTGCCCGTCCGGGACAGGTCCGGATTGGAGCTTGTGAGTGATGGGGCCGCCATCGCGCACAGCAAGAGCCTGGCTAACAAGGTGCGCCGAGAGAAGCCGAAGGGCCATCCCGGCCTCCGGATCGTGGTCGTCGACGAGAGCGGTCGGGAAGTTCACCGCGAGCAGATCTATCCGGACGCGACCTGA
- the mgtA gene encoding magnesium-translocating P-type ATPase — protein MIEQSIPAKALAAAFWQTPKDDLYRALGSGPEGLSQIEADRRLAILGANRPDASQTRSALRKLGQRLWNPLVAMLLAAALVSGLSGDIGSFAIIATVLSLSITLDIVQEHRAELTAEALRESVAIQADVVRDGKDMTLSVTALVPGDVVKLRIGDLIPADGIVLDAQELQVNEALMTGEPFPAFKTDGPCSAALPADATNALFAGTSTVGGSGRMLVVATGGRTRFGAIASAMAANAPPTALEQGVRRLGLLILRLTLFLTLFVLMAHLVAHRNAMESFLFAVALAVGLTPELLPMVMTVTLARGALRMAKRKVIVKRLSAIHDLGAMDTLCVDKTGTLTEARITLAAHIDPQGRSSDRVLRFARLNSCFQAGIRSPLDDAILSASRDDLDGCVRLAEVPFDFERRCLSVLIVQNGEHLLIAKGAPESILSRCVAVEIDGLAHPLDAAWQQKMADIQARYARDGYRLLAVATKSIPVAQQTIAVEDETHLTMIGFCVFADPPKQDAASAIDALSALGVTIKILSGDHGAVVSHVARSVGLRSDRIMTGAEISELTDAALVARVDHIDLFARIDPDQKRRIIAALRHRNHIVGFMGDGVNDAPAIHAAHVGISVTGATEVARAAADMILLAPDLSVLAAGVREGRRTFANILKYVRMGTSSNFGNMLSMALASIVLPFLPLLPLQILLNNLIYDLSEIGIPFDEVDREDIARPEAWNMASILRFTIIMGVVSSLFDAITFAVLLKLFHADAALFQTGWFVESIATQILVIFVIRSRKLPWRANRPHNILIATSLGALLAGVALALGPWGGAFGFVAPSTPLLATIVAIAIAYLISANIAKRLAISGP, from the coding sequence ATGATCGAACAGTCCATTCCGGCCAAGGCTTTGGCTGCTGCTTTCTGGCAGACGCCCAAGGACGACCTCTACCGCGCGCTTGGGTCCGGCCCGGAAGGCCTGTCACAGATCGAAGCCGATCGACGGCTGGCGATCCTCGGAGCAAACCGCCCCGACGCCTCGCAAACCCGGTCCGCCCTGCGCAAGCTCGGCCAACGCCTCTGGAATCCGTTGGTCGCCATGCTGCTGGCGGCAGCGCTCGTATCCGGACTGAGCGGCGATATCGGGAGTTTTGCAATCATCGCAACCGTGCTCTCCCTGTCCATCACGCTCGATATCGTTCAGGAGCACCGCGCCGAGCTTACTGCCGAAGCGTTGCGGGAATCGGTCGCCATTCAGGCTGACGTCGTCCGCGACGGCAAGGATATGACCCTTTCAGTGACGGCTCTCGTCCCTGGAGACGTCGTCAAGCTCCGCATCGGCGATTTGATCCCGGCCGACGGCATCGTCCTCGATGCCCAGGAATTGCAGGTCAATGAAGCCTTGATGACAGGGGAGCCGTTTCCGGCTTTCAAGACGGACGGCCCCTGCTCCGCGGCCTTGCCGGCGGACGCCACGAACGCCCTGTTCGCGGGAACCAGTACCGTCGGCGGAAGCGGCAGGATGCTGGTCGTGGCGACCGGAGGCCGGACGCGCTTTGGCGCGATCGCCTCGGCAATGGCAGCCAACGCACCACCAACGGCGCTCGAACAAGGCGTCCGGAGACTCGGACTCCTGATCCTCCGACTGACGCTCTTTCTCACTCTCTTTGTGCTGATGGCTCATCTCGTCGCGCATCGCAACGCAATGGAGTCCTTTCTCTTCGCGGTCGCGCTCGCCGTCGGCCTGACGCCAGAGCTGCTGCCGATGGTGATGACCGTGACACTCGCCCGCGGCGCGCTGCGCATGGCGAAACGCAAGGTCATCGTCAAGCGGTTGTCGGCAATTCACGATCTGGGAGCCATGGATACGCTTTGTGTCGACAAGACCGGCACGCTCACGGAAGCCAGGATCACGTTGGCGGCGCATATCGACCCGCAGGGGCGGTCCAGCGATCGCGTTCTGCGGTTCGCGCGGCTGAACAGCTGCTTTCAGGCCGGCATCAGAAGCCCCCTCGACGACGCGATCCTGTCGGCGAGCCGCGATGATCTCGACGGCTGCGTTCGCCTTGCAGAAGTCCCGTTCGACTTCGAGCGGCGCTGCCTATCCGTCCTGATCGTACAGAATGGCGAACACCTCCTGATCGCAAAAGGGGCCCCGGAATCCATCCTGTCGCGTTGCGTGGCCGTGGAAATCGACGGCCTGGCCCACCCGCTCGATGCCGCCTGGCAACAGAAGATGGCCGACATCCAGGCTCGATATGCCCGCGACGGCTACCGGCTGCTTGCCGTCGCCACCAAGTCCATTCCGGTTGCCCAGCAGACGATTGCCGTCGAGGACGAGACCCATCTGACCATGATCGGCTTTTGTGTCTTCGCCGATCCGCCGAAGCAGGACGCGGCCTCGGCTATCGACGCGCTCAGCGCGCTCGGAGTGACGATCAAGATCCTCTCCGGTGACCATGGCGCGGTGGTCTCGCACGTTGCGCGATCCGTCGGTCTTAGGTCGGACCGGATCATGACCGGCGCCGAGATATCGGAGCTCACGGATGCTGCGCTCGTCGCCCGGGTCGATCACATCGATCTGTTTGCCCGAATTGATCCCGATCAGAAGCGGCGGATCATCGCCGCGCTCCGGCACCGCAATCATATTGTCGGCTTCATGGGAGACGGCGTCAATGATGCGCCCGCGATCCACGCAGCGCATGTCGGCATATCCGTCACGGGCGCGACCGAGGTCGCCCGCGCGGCCGCCGACATGATCTTGTTGGCGCCCGACCTTTCGGTGCTTGCGGCCGGCGTGCGCGAGGGCCGCAGAACCTTCGCCAACATCCTGAAATATGTTCGAATGGGAACGAGCTCGAATTTCGGCAACATGCTTTCGATGGCCCTTGCGTCGATCGTTCTCCCATTTCTGCCGCTGTTGCCGCTGCAGATCCTATTGAACAATCTCATCTACGATCTCTCCGAAATCGGCATCCCCTTCGATGAGGTCGATCGCGAAGACATTGCCCGGCCCGAAGCCTGGAACATGGCAAGCATCCTTCGCTTCACCATCATCATGGGAGTGGTGTCGTCCCTGTTCGACGCGATCACCTTCGCCGTTCTCCTCAAGCTGTTCCATGCCGATGCGGCACTGTTCCAAACCGGATGGTTCGTCGAATCGATCGCGACCCAGATCCTGGTGATCTTCGTGATCAGGTCGCGCAAATTGCCGTGGCGCGCGAACCGCCCCCACAACATCCTGATCGCGACATCCCTCGGCGCCCTGCTTGCTGGCGTGGCGCTTGCGCTCGGCCCATGGGGAGGCGCATTTGGCTTTGTCGCGCCGTCCACTCCATTGCTTGCGACGATCGTCGCTATCGCGATTGCCTATCTGATCTCGGCGAATATCGCGAAGCGGTTGGCAATCTCGGGGCCGTAA